A genomic region of Alnus glutinosa chromosome 11, dhAlnGlut1.1, whole genome shotgun sequence contains the following coding sequences:
- the LOC133882882 gene encoding protein PEROXIN-4 has translation MQASRARLFKEYKEVQREKTADPDIQLVCDDSNIFKWTALIKGSSETPYDGGIFQLAFAVPEQYPLQPPQVRFLTKIFHPNVHFKTGEICLDILKNAWSPAWTLQSVCRAIIALMAHPEPDSPLNCDSGNLLRSGDIRGFQSMARMYTRLAAMPKKG, from the exons ATGCAG GCGTCAAGGGCAAGGCTTTTCAAGGAATACAAAGAGGTGCAGCGGGAGAAAACGGCTGATCCGGATATTCAATTAGTTTGTGATGATTCCAATATATTCAAGTGGACTGCTCTTATAAAG GGATCATCAGAGACTCCTTATGATGGTGGCATCTTCCAGCTTGCTTTTGCTGTTCCTGAGCAGTATCCTTTGCAACCTCCTCAAGTGAGGTTCTTAACAAAAATTTTTCATCCCAATGTTCATTTTAAG ACAGGAGAGATTTGCCTTGATATCTTGAAGAATGCATGGAGCCCAGCTTGGACACTCCAGTCTGTTTGTAGGGCTATAATTGCTTTGATGGCCCACCCAGAACCTGATAGCCCATTAAACTGTGATTCAG GTAATCTTTTGCGCTCTGGTGATATTAGAGGATTCCAGTCTATGGCAAGGATGTATACTAGGCTTGCAGCCATGCCCAAGAAAGGCTGA
- the LOC133881477 gene encoding NADH dehydrogenase [ubiquinone] 1 beta subcomplex subunit 3-B-like, with amino-acid sequence MANKALGPTGEFFRRRDEWRKHPRLTNQLRHATPGLGIALVAFGVYLVGEQVYNRLYAPSSSSHHHHSAPSTSSAASH; translated from the coding sequence atgGCGAACAAGGCACTGGGACCGACGGGAGAGTTCTTCAGGAGGAGGGACGAGTGGAGGAAGCACCCGAGGCTGACGAATCAGCTGCGCCACGCCACTCCTGGCCTCGGCATCGCCCTCGTCGCCTTCGGCGTCTACCTCGTCGGCGAGCAGGTCTACAACAGGCTCTATGCCCCCTCCTCTTCttcccaccaccaccactctGCTCCATCTACTTCCTCTGCTGCTTCTCACTGA